The Nicotiana tomentosiformis chromosome 2, ASM39032v3, whole genome shotgun sequence genome includes the window CCAAAATGGGGAGCTGTTTATATTCCTTCCATCATTACACTACTCAATGCTGTTGGAACTCCAAGGTCAGTTTTCTTTTTCTAGCATTGCGTTTCGCAATTAACTACTGTTATCATTTCATGTTAagattttatttcaaacagtCAGGAGCAACataaacagaaaagaaaaatcagGAAAACACACTGTTAGCAAGTAGTAATACTCAAATACAAATGTTGGATACTTATTGGAAGAGATAATGATAATTCTGCCATTAGCATCCTCTATACAAAATAGTCTATTATTTGATGGTAAATGAAGATAGTATTTTGAGTTTGAACAAGAAAATGCTGAGTTTTTGCTTTTGCCCATTTGACAACAGGTCATTCCATTTGATAATATTTTGGATCCTTTTCGAGAATGTCATGTCACTACATCGGACTAAGGCTACGTTCATTGGCTTGTTAGAGGCAGGACGAGTGAATGAATGGATCGTCACTGAGAAACTAGGGGATGCTTTCAAGATTAAATCAGCCATGAAAGCGTTCAAGAAACCTCGATTTAGGTTTGGTGACAGGTAATTAATCGACTCATGAACAGTTTACTTTTTCCTCCAGCTAATTCTTTCTTAAGTACTAGTTTAGACTAAATTTTCTTGAACAATTGGCAATACTAAGTGtagttttcttttgttcttttacCAACAGACTTCATTTGTTAGAGCTAGCCACTGGCGCGTACCTCTTCTTTTGTGGATGTTATGACATTGCCTTTGGGAAGAATCACTATTTCCTGTACCTCTTTATTCAAGCATTTGCCTTCTTGATCATGGGATTTGGTCATGTTGGCACTTTTGTTCCCAACTCTTAGCACACTGCTCGTGTGCTGATTAACGCTATGTTTTACACCTGGGAAGCAAGACTGGAGCAGCATTTTGAGCATCCCTTTTTCAGTTTCTCCtctattttttactttttggtgTTTTTTTTACTCGTAAAAAAGAGAGTTTTGTTCATTCTTTATGGTTCAAGCATAAAGTACTCGAGCTGATATATGGCTCGAATCTGTTTTGTTCTCTGTGTATATTCCAAAGAGTTGAGGGCTAAACAGTACAagaaagaaaattttattttgaCAATGTGTATAGAGAAGACAGCTGCCAGGAAAGATGGGGATAATGTCTTGTGCTATTAGGCACCAAGTAGTTGCTGAATTTTGCAGCTTATTTTCTTGTTTTTCCTTTACATTCTCAGTTGTGTTTGGTTTCTAAATAGATGAATTTTACAAAGCTATTTTCTTTTTATATCTTACTTATAATCTTTCAGCTGATTGAATTTGAAAGCTGGTGAAAGATAACAAATCATAATGATCATTTAACAAATTTACCAACTTTTGGAGAATGAGACTGCTTATTTCATTACATTTAGTAATTGCCAAACAAACATTTATTTATGGCATACAATTGAATACCACAAGCTATTTTAACAAGAATGCTTCGAAAAACACAAGTTTAGCCATACAAGCTAATTCCTGCACAGATAGGAATGGAGCTATCTATGCACCATATATGGAGCTACTGTTCTGTTTATGGGTTCGAGAAAACTTAATAACTCCGGCCTGAACCATATATTGTGTAAGAAAATCTACTTCATATGCATAAATAATTTGTCCAAAATCCAATTAGATgcctttttaaaaatttataaactCCAAAGTCCTAGCTTTGTCTTCTGTCCATGGAAATATCAATCTAACTTTGTTTAAAAAGTTTATAACAATAACATCAGCCCCAGTGAATTCTCACAAGTGGGCTTTGGGGAAGGTAAGATGTAGGCAGCTTTACCTCTACCTGACAGGACAGAaagactatttccgatagaccccgaCTAAAAAAAGGATGAAAAAAAGTAATGACAACAAGTAGTAAACAAGAACATGAtaaaagaaaatcgaagcaaaGGTAGCACTAAATGGTAAGTAATAATAGCAATCGAAGAGCAAAAAGATATCAAACTAGCACTAATGACACGGAACCGAGGAAGACAAAGGGAAATGCTCacctacctactaaccttctaccatAATTCTAGAACACACACCCTTTTATCAAGGGTCATGTACCCAGTAAGCTCCAACTGCGCCAAATTCCGAGAAATACCTCTCCCAAGACAAAGTTTGGAGTTACAAAATGAGGTCGACATAAGTGCACCTTATAAAACTAAGTGGGTTGTTCATGTAATATAAACTAATAGATGGGACCAAATATGAAAATGTCAACTTCCCTAAAAATCTCATAGTTTGTTCCGTCCAATATCCCTAAAAAGAGTCGAAAAAGCCACAAAAGCCTAAGAAGCAACGACCACCCCTTGGCACATATCTTCTCCTAGTTATTCTTCATTTCTTCTAGCATAGCTAACACAACAATGGCTGCCGCTACAGCCGCCATTTTCACTCTCCCAAAGCTCCACAAATCCTCCACCACCCCAAAACCCCTTTTTCCTCTTTCCCCAAAACCCactctctcttcttctttctctGTCGTTCCACTCAAGGTACAACACCCACTGCGCAGCGTACAACCCCTCAAATGCACAACCACTTCAAGAATCTCCGCCACAATCTCTGTAGGTGACAAACTCCCCAATTCAACACTGTCCTACTTCGATTCATCCGATGAACTCAAGACCCTTTCAATCTCAGACCTCACAAATGGGAAAAAGGTTGTCCTTTTCGCTGTCCCTGGTGCATTTACACCAACATGTTCACAAAAACACCTTCCTGGTTTCGTCGAAAAGTCGAAGGAGCTAAAGTCCAAAGGGGTTGACACAATTGCTTGTATTTCGGTCAATGATGCATTTGTGATGAAATCTTGGAAGGAGAATTTGAAGATTAATGATGAAGTGTTGCTTTTGAGTGATGGGAATTTGGAGTTTACAAAGGCTATTGGATGTGAACTTGATTTAAGTGATAAGCCAATTGGATTAGGTGTTAGGTCTAGAAGATATGCTATGCTTGTGGATGATGGAGTTGTTAAGGTGTTGAATTTGGAAGAAGGTGGTGCTTTTAATGTTAGCAGTGCTGAAGATATTCTCAAGACCCTTTAGAGGTTCTAATTTCCATTTTTTTGTTCTTGTTTGTTTCTTTTGAGGGAATGTTTATGATAATCATGAGGCTAAATCTTGCTTTTTAAGTTTTGATTACTAGTCTTGTGATGAATAATACGAATGTCTTCTGAGATTATGAAGCTTAGTTTGGTTAGTTGTTTTTTCACTACTGAATTGCTTTCTTTTTCCTATTGTGATTATGCATGCCTgctttgagccgagggtctatcggatgCACAAGGTGCGAGTAAGGTTGCGTACTCACTATTCTCTCCAGACCTCATTTGTGATATTATACTAGATATGTTATTGTAGTTTGGATCTATGTTGCGAGGACTCTTCAAAAtgttgccgcacccgtgtcggatcctccaaaaatatacT containing:
- the LOC104114314 gene encoding peroxiredoxin-2E-2, chloroplastic-like encodes the protein MAAATAAIFTLPKLHKSSTTPKPLFPLSPKPTLSSSFSVVPLKVQHPLRSVQPLKCTTTSRISATISVGDKLPNSTLSYFDSSDELKTLSISDLTNGKKVVLFAVPGAFTPTCSQKHLPGFVEKSKELKSKGVDTIACISVNDAFVMKSWKENLKINDEVLLLSDGNLEFTKAIGCELDLSDKPIGLGVRSRRYAMLVDDGVVKVLNLEEGGAFNVSSAEDILKTL